One window from the genome of Mucilaginibacter ginsenosidivorans encodes:
- a CDS encoding MmcQ/YjbR family DNA-binding protein encodes MTDLETARKIVLAQPETEEFDHFGRPAFRIKKKRVFATLWPAENRMMVKLTPIDQSVFNSFDPAIFYPVQNKWGLDGATFVELSKVRLDMLEDVIHTAWETANTKPTKNKKL; translated from the coding sequence GTGACTGACCTTGAAACCGCCCGCAAAATCGTTCTTGCACAACCCGAAACTGAAGAGTTCGATCATTTCGGGCGACCGGCGTTCAGGATTAAAAAGAAACGGGTATTTGCCACGTTATGGCCTGCCGAAAACCGAATGATGGTGAAACTGACGCCAATAGACCAATCGGTATTTAATTCGTTCGACCCCGCTATATTTTACCCTGTGCAGAATAAGTGGGGATTAGATGGGGCGACATTTGTCGAGCTAAGTAAAGTACGGCTGGATATGCTTGAAGATGTCATTCACACCGCCTGGGAAACTGCTAACACCAAACCAACGAAAAATAAGAAATTATGA
- a CDS encoding LysE family translocator translates to MFHIQNAWLFFTVTLLVNITPGNDVLFVASRSISNGVRIGMISALGIFCGCFVHISAAVLGLSLIIAQSAYLFSIIKFAGAAYLICLGIKALLIKPDTDAKLSVMNRSSNWKHFKQGFITDALNPKVAIFFLSFLPQFIDPASHFFNLTLAFLGFWFAVQGTLVLILIAYILGKTGNFFKRNPKVWLIQEKVTGLMFIGLGIKMAMATKK, encoded by the coding sequence ATGTTCCATATTCAAAATGCCTGGCTGTTTTTCACCGTTACACTATTAGTTAACATCACGCCCGGCAACGACGTCCTGTTCGTTGCTTCGCGAAGCATTTCTAATGGAGTCAGGATAGGGATGATCTCGGCCCTCGGAATTTTCTGCGGTTGCTTTGTACACATTTCAGCGGCAGTGCTGGGGCTATCGCTCATCATAGCCCAATCGGCTTACCTTTTCAGTATTATTAAGTTTGCCGGGGCTGCGTATTTGATCTGTCTCGGAATAAAAGCGCTTTTGATTAAACCCGATACCGATGCAAAGCTTTCAGTTATGAATCGCAGCAGTAACTGGAAGCATTTTAAACAGGGTTTTATTACGGATGCGCTTAACCCCAAAGTGGCCATTTTCTTTTTGTCGTTCCTGCCGCAATTTATCGATCCGGCCTCCCATTTTTTTAACCTGACATTGGCTTTCCTTGGATTTTGGTTTGCAGTACAAGGCACGTTGGTACTTATATTGATCGCTTACATCCTTGGTAAAACCGGCAACTTTTTTAAGCGCAACCCAAAAGTTTGGCTGATACAGGAAAAAGTAACCGGCCTGATGTTTATCGGCCTTGGCATTAAAATGGCGATGGCAACCAAAAAATAA
- a CDS encoding LytR/AlgR family response regulator transcription factor — MGTKISCIITDDEPFARKGLQGYIEKIGFFDLKGVCEDALQLGDMLQKQPVDLLFLDIQMPHITGVEFLRAIKNPPKVIFTTAYTQYAIEGFELDVMDYLLKPIPYERFLKAAWKARDYFALREQPEKAAPYIFVKSNGKLEKINFDEILFVEGMENYVAIYLDNKKIVTHTTIKALLEKLPLKQFIQTHKSYVVAIDKIGTIEGNTLHIRDYKVPMSKYLREEVLGQIVK; from the coding sequence ATGGGCACTAAGATCAGTTGCATAATTACCGATGACGAGCCTTTTGCGCGCAAAGGTTTACAGGGCTATATCGAAAAGATCGGTTTTTTTGATCTGAAAGGTGTTTGTGAGGACGCCTTGCAATTAGGCGATATGCTGCAAAAGCAGCCGGTCGACCTGCTATTCCTGGATATACAGATGCCGCATATTACCGGGGTTGAGTTTCTGCGTGCTATCAAAAATCCGCCGAAAGTGATCTTCACCACCGCTTACACGCAATATGCCATCGAGGGGTTTGAACTGGATGTGATGGATTATTTGCTGAAACCCATTCCTTACGAGCGTTTTTTGAAAGCCGCCTGGAAGGCGCGGGATTATTTCGCCTTGAGGGAACAACCGGAAAAGGCCGCGCCTTATATTTTTGTAAAATCAAACGGTAAACTGGAGAAGATAAATTTTGATGAGATACTATTCGTTGAGGGTATGGAAAACTATGTGGCCATTTACCTGGACAATAAAAAGATCGTCACCCACACTACTATCAAAGCCTTGCTGGAGAAACTCCCTTTAAAACAGTTTATTCAAACGCATAAATCCTATGTGGTGGCTATTGATAAGATTGGAACGATAGAAGGCAACACCCTGCATATCCGTGATTACAAAGTGCCCATGAGTAAGTATTTGCGGGAAGAGGTGCTTGGGCAGATAGTGAAGTGA
- a CDS encoding DinB family protein → MKKYLLDTFSYNDITNKKLLEKIGQLPDKTECIRLFSHLINCQYKWMARIKHDRAAPQMSWWDPLYDLDKLETEWDKSLAIWLNYLEEMPDNELTKEVIFVGLDGGLWAATPQDIALQLNYHSIHHRAQIQTIIRQQGIEPDFVDYIGTKYRKLL, encoded by the coding sequence ATGAAAAAATACTTGCTTGATACATTCTCTTACAACGACATAACCAATAAAAAGCTATTGGAAAAAATAGGGCAACTGCCCGATAAAACAGAATGTATCCGGTTGTTTAGTCATCTCATCAATTGCCAGTATAAGTGGATGGCCAGGATTAAACACGACCGTGCCGCACCGCAAATGAGTTGGTGGGACCCGCTTTATGACCTAGACAAGTTGGAAACAGAATGGGATAAAAGTTTAGCTATCTGGCTTAATTATTTGGAAGAAATGCCGGATAACGAATTGACGAAAGAGGTGATTTTCGTAGGGCTGGATGGCGGCCTGTGGGCTGCAACCCCGCAGGATATTGCATTGCAGTTAAATTATCATTCGATCCATCATCGCGCGCAAATTCAAACTATTATCAGGCAACAGGGCATCGAGCCTGATTTCGTTGATTATATTGGTACTAAATACCGAAAACTATTATAA
- a CDS encoding rhamnogalacturonidase, giving the protein MKRIFFTLFAFFSVATIFAQTKSGIYNAKDFGAIGDGKNLDSKAINKAIDAAAGTGGGTVYLPAGNYLSGSIHLKSNTSLYIDQGATIIASDRDVYDRAEQTVNTTYQDYGHSHFHNSLIWGEDVHDVSILGPGTIYGKGLLRDYKKDSPIADKALTLYKCRNIIIRDVTFAHGGWFAILATGVDNLTIDNLKMDTNRDGMDIDCCRNVHVSNCSVNSPYDDGICLKSTFALGCARATENVTITNCQVSGYDEGSFLDGTYKRTSQPEYGLHPTGRIKFGTESSGGFKNVVISNCTFDYCRGLALETVDGALLEDVSITNITMRYIVNSPIFLRLGARMRGPQGTSVGELRRVTISNVRVYNADPEYGCQITGIPGHDIKEIDLSNIRIYYKGGGKASDKPVPEQEKNYPEPGMFGPVPAYGFYIRHVTGIKLRDVEVSYLDEDTRPPFVLDDVKDADIHNIRGKQRKVWRRSKE; this is encoded by the coding sequence ATGAAGAGGATATTTTTTACCCTGTTTGCATTCTTTTCAGTTGCAACCATTTTCGCACAAACGAAAAGCGGCATTTATAATGCAAAAGACTTCGGAGCCATTGGTGACGGTAAGAACCTCGATTCAAAGGCCATTAATAAAGCGATAGATGCAGCAGCAGGTACGGGCGGCGGTACGGTTTATTTACCTGCAGGCAATTACCTTTCGGGATCTATTCATTTGAAAAGCAACACCAGCTTGTATATCGACCAGGGCGCAACAATTATTGCCAGCGATAGGGACGTTTACGACCGCGCGGAACAAACCGTAAACACTACCTACCAGGATTACGGGCACAGCCATTTTCATAATTCGCTGATATGGGGCGAGGATGTGCACGATGTTTCCATACTCGGCCCGGGCACTATTTATGGCAAGGGATTATTGAGGGACTATAAAAAAGACAGCCCGATAGCTGATAAGGCGCTGACGCTGTACAAATGCCGCAACATCATTATCAGGGACGTTACTTTTGCACATGGTGGCTGGTTTGCCATATTGGCGACCGGCGTGGATAACCTGACCATAGATAACCTGAAAATGGATACTAACCGCGATGGGATGGATATCGACTGCTGCCGCAATGTACATGTTTCCAACTGCAGCGTTAATTCGCCTTATGACGATGGCATCTGCCTAAAGAGCACCTTTGCTTTGGGTTGTGCCAGGGCTACGGAAAATGTGACCATCACTAATTGCCAGGTAAGTGGCTACGATGAAGGTTCGTTCCTTGACGGCACTTATAAACGCACTTCGCAGCCGGAATATGGCCTGCACCCGACAGGCCGCATCAAATTCGGCACAGAATCCAGCGGCGGTTTCAAAAATGTTGTGATTTCCAACTGCACTTTTGATTATTGCCGCGGCCTGGCATTAGAAACCGTCGACGGGGCATTGCTGGAAGACGTTTCTATCACTAACATCACCATGCGCTATATTGTAAACTCCCCTATCTTTCTTCGCCTCGGCGCCCGGATGCGTGGCCCGCAGGGAACATCGGTTGGCGAATTGCGCCGGGTAACAATCAGCAACGTGCGGGTTTATAATGCCGACCCGGAGTATGGCTGCCAGATAACAGGTATACCGGGACACGATATCAAGGAAATTGATCTGAGCAATATCCGCATTTACTACAAGGGCGGCGGCAAGGCAAGCGACAAACCTGTACCCGAACAGGAAAAGAATTATCCTGAACCCGGCATGTTCGGGCCGGTGCCGGCTTACGGATTCTACATCCGCCATGTAACGGGTATCAAACTAAGAGACGTGGAGGTAAGCTACCTGGATGAAGATACCCGTCCGCCATTTGTTTTGGATGATGTAAAAGACGCCGATATTCATAACATCAGGGGCAAACAGCGAAAGGTGTGGAGGAGGTCAAAAGAATAA
- a CDS encoding M23 family metallopeptidase, which yields MLKTISLLCMLFVFTGTKRDTTKPVEATEVTINMLPANPIIEHDQYGQYLNFDISIKNTGTHTLDLAAIEMSVVDASVKTVVKKTINSNGQSPGIKMLGNTIIKPGATISIFNPFYTLTPDIRITFLRYQFFFNYADSPQQLEKNRHRLSMDVDVSVEKIITPRLYIPKNNFTLPLKGKLLVWDGHDFYSHHRRFPVGLPEKEEKGITANSNRYACDLVNIDDKGNMYQNDPFKKENWYTFGKPVFAPAGGIVVEAQNGVPDNEFNGKSIKSPNIPADADPLGMGNHVIIDHGNGEVSVLLHLEKGSVLVRNGEMVKPGQKIGTIGFSGDAIFPHLHYTVMSGPKEQVSEGIPCYFNDFKLYRGSVYFPVKKGRVDSGDIIESMK from the coding sequence ATGCTTAAAACAATTTCATTGCTTTGCATGCTATTCGTGTTCACCGGGACCAAACGGGACACAACTAAACCAGTGGAGGCCACTGAGGTAACTATTAATATGCTGCCCGCAAATCCTATAATTGAGCACGATCAGTACGGCCAGTATCTGAACTTTGATATCAGCATTAAAAACACTGGTACCCATACGCTTGACCTGGCGGCTATCGAAATGTCGGTAGTAGACGCTTCAGTTAAGACTGTCGTAAAAAAGACAATCAATAGCAACGGGCAATCTCCGGGCATCAAAATGCTCGGTAACACCATCATTAAACCAGGAGCAACCATCAGCATTTTTAATCCATTTTACACTCTGACACCAGATATCAGGATCACCTTTCTGCGATACCAGTTCTTTTTCAATTATGCGGATTCGCCGCAGCAATTGGAAAAAAATCGTCACCGGCTATCAATGGATGTTGATGTATCGGTCGAAAAAATAATTACCCCCCGGCTTTATATACCCAAAAACAATTTCACCCTGCCATTAAAAGGCAAGCTACTGGTTTGGGATGGGCACGATTTCTATTCGCATCACCGGCGCTTCCCGGTGGGCCTTCCCGAAAAGGAAGAGAAAGGCATCACCGCCAATTCAAACCGCTATGCATGCGACCTGGTGAATATTGATGACAAGGGGAATATGTACCAGAACGATCCCTTTAAAAAAGAGAACTGGTATACCTTTGGCAAACCTGTTTTTGCGCCGGCCGGGGGTATTGTTGTGGAAGCTCAAAACGGCGTTCCGGATAATGAATTTAATGGTAAGAGCATCAAATCGCCCAATATTCCAGCTGATGCCGATCCGCTTGGTATGGGTAATCATGTGATCATTGACCACGGAAACGGCGAGGTCAGCGTATTGCTTCACCTCGAAAAAGGCAGCGTGCTCGTCAGGAACGGCGAAATGGTAAAACCGGGACAGAAGATTGGCACTATCGGATTTTCAGGCGATGCCATATTCCCGCACCTGCATTATACGGTGATGAGCGGACCAAAGGAACAGGTTTCGGAAGGTATCCCCTGCTATTTTAATGATTTCAAACTGTACCGGGGCAGCGTCTATTTTCCTGTCAAAAAAGGACGCGTTGACAGCGGGGACATTATCGAATCGATGAAATAA
- a CDS encoding sensor histidine kinase: MKFFRKYIFPALYGLLIYFTVRLLHDTVIGERFWKRDWALNEFEMACSILVGYLGIALFDRLFRFYDRRWPVQFCYQGVVRELLIMVGANLLLMNAILTPMAAFTDDGLSLADIVDINVVPTLYVIVYYGIARTSTYLKAYVDNKVQLEKVTNEHLQTELKFLKAQYHPHFLFNALNTIYFQMDEDHEGAKRSIEKFSELLRYQLYDQQQQVPVMQEIEYLQTFIELQKIRSTDKLKLNVDFDKKLNGQLVYPLLFLPLVENAFKYVGGKYHLDIKAKIEDEDIVFRVENSVPNIKPVSTQTSGIGLENLRRRLDLLYPGKHSLVTENENGGFKAEMKIQYGH; this comes from the coding sequence ATGAAATTCTTCAGAAAATATATCTTCCCTGCCCTGTACGGCTTATTGATCTACTTTACGGTAAGACTGCTGCACGACACGGTGATCGGTGAACGGTTCTGGAAACGCGACTGGGCATTGAATGAGTTTGAAATGGCCTGCAGCATACTGGTGGGCTATTTAGGGATCGCTCTTTTCGATCGGCTTTTCAGGTTTTACGACAGGCGCTGGCCGGTACAATTTTGTTACCAGGGCGTAGTGCGCGAACTGCTGATCATGGTAGGGGCCAACCTGCTTTTGATGAACGCGATACTAACGCCGATGGCGGCCTTTACAGACGACGGGCTTTCGCTTGCAGATATAGTGGATATTAATGTTGTGCCCACGCTTTATGTAATTGTTTACTATGGCATTGCGCGTACCAGTACTTACCTGAAAGCCTATGTGGATAATAAAGTGCAGCTGGAAAAGGTAACTAACGAACACCTGCAAACAGAGCTGAAGTTTTTGAAAGCGCAGTATCATCCGCATTTCCTGTTCAATGCGTTGAATACTATTTATTTCCAGATGGACGAGGATCATGAGGGTGCCAAGCGCAGTATCGAAAAGTTTTCGGAGTTATTGCGCTACCAATTGTATGACCAGCAGCAACAGGTACCCGTAATGCAGGAGATAGAATATCTGCAAACTTTTATTGAACTGCAAAAAATACGCAGCACAGATAAATTGAAACTGAATGTCGACTTCGATAAAAAGCTAAACGGGCAATTGGTTTATCCATTGTTGTTTTTGCCGTTGGTGGAAAATGCTTTTAAATATGTTGGAGGTAAATACCATTTGGATATAAAAGCCAAAATTGAGGATGAAGATATTGTCTTTAGGGTTGAAAATTCCGTTCCCAATATCAAGCCGGTCAGCACACAAACAAGCGGTATAGGATTGGAGAATTTAAGGCGGCGCCTCGACCTGCTTTACCCCGGCAAACATTCGCTGGTGACAGAGAATGAGAATGGTGGGTTTAAGGCTGAAATGAAAATACAATATGGGCACTAA
- a CDS encoding acyltransferase family protein, giving the protein METTQRQTYLDWLRILSILGVLFFHSAMPFDTGDWWHIKNKETSDLMAEVVFFMHLVRMPLLFFISGTVSYYMMQKRSSLSFIGLRFRRLFIPLLVGMFFIVPPQIYMERVANGFKGSFWDFYPSVFNFVPYPKGSFSWHHLWFIAYLFIYDLVFAPVFAWLVSPKSGKFRNSLTVLAKGKWVYVLALPGIVWYALLSWKLPETNDLAHDGCYFVYWLLFVLAGFFCILQPKLMDSLERNRRFALTIGFVSFILMNYLRWNKIEPDNINWHFTSQFAYASFRGLRAVIGWGWVLALVGYGKHYFNYKHKVLNYLNQAVYPFYILHQTVMVIIAYYIVQAPNESILSKYIFLVAATFFVSVLIYHLLIRPYALMRFLFGMKPKEQPKPVMHVEPEEVKTVVVLSA; this is encoded by the coding sequence ATGGAAACAACGCAACGACAAACATACCTGGACTGGCTGAGGATACTGTCCATACTGGGTGTACTATTTTTTCACTCGGCTATGCCCTTTGATACCGGCGACTGGTGGCACATCAAAAACAAAGAGACCAGCGACCTGATGGCCGAAGTGGTATTCTTTATGCACCTGGTGCGCATGCCGCTGCTGTTTTTTATCTCGGGCACGGTAAGCTATTACATGATGCAGAAACGCAGCAGTTTGAGTTTTATCGGCCTGCGCTTCCGCAGGTTATTTATCCCGTTGCTGGTGGGCATGTTCTTCATTGTTCCGCCGCAGATATACATGGAACGTGTCGCCAATGGATTTAAAGGTAGTTTCTGGGATTTTTATCCCAGCGTATTCAATTTTGTGCCTTACCCAAAGGGTAGCTTCAGCTGGCACCACCTGTGGTTTATCGCTTACCTGTTTATTTACGACCTGGTGTTTGCACCAGTATTTGCCTGGCTGGTATCGCCCAAAAGCGGAAAATTCAGGAACAGTTTAACCGTTTTGGCAAAAGGGAAATGGGTGTATGTGCTGGCATTGCCCGGTATTGTTTGGTATGCTCTGTTGAGCTGGAAGCTACCCGAAACCAACGACCTGGCGCACGATGGCTGTTACTTTGTTTACTGGCTGTTATTTGTGCTGGCTGGCTTCTTCTGTATCCTTCAGCCTAAACTAATGGACAGCCTGGAACGTAATCGCCGTTTCGCACTAACCATCGGTTTCGTCAGTTTTATCCTCATGAACTATCTGCGATGGAACAAAATTGAACCTGACAATATAAACTGGCATTTTACCTCCCAATTTGCTTATGCATCTTTCCGCGGTCTGCGTGCGGTTATCGGCTGGGGATGGGTATTGGCCCTGGTAGGTTATGGCAAGCACTATTTTAACTACAAACACAAAGTATTGAATTACCTTAACCAGGCTGTATATCCATTCTATATCCTGCACCAAACGGTTATGGTAATCATAGCCTATTATATTGTTCAGGCGCCTAACGAGAGCATACTGTCAAAATATATTTTCCTGGTAGCCGCAACATTCTTCGTATCCGTGCTTATTTATCACCTGCTGATACGTCCTTACGCGCTGATGCGGTTCTTATTCGGTATGAAGCCTAAGGAACAGCCAAAGCCGGTAATGCATGTTGAGCCTGAGGAGGTGAAAACGGTCGTAGTATTATCAGCATAA